The Trinickia acidisoli genome includes a window with the following:
- a CDS encoding alpha/beta hydrolase: protein MNAHTKKFLIDGPIGKIEVALDVPDGTPRGIALVAHPHPLFGGSMDNKVAQTLTRTLVQLGYVTYRSNFRGVGQTEGKHDEGVGERDDLLAVLAYMREQPGQASLPLVLAGFSFGTAVISHVARTLAERGEAVERMVFVGTAASRFEVANVPENTLVIHGEEDDTVPIGSVFDWARPQELPVVVIPGAEHFLHRKLHILKRIVVDAWR, encoded by the coding sequence ATGAACGCTCACACGAAAAAATTTCTCATCGACGGTCCCATCGGAAAGATCGAAGTCGCGCTCGATGTGCCCGACGGTACGCCGCGCGGCATCGCGCTCGTCGCGCATCCGCATCCGTTGTTCGGCGGATCGATGGACAACAAGGTCGCACAAACGCTCACGCGTACGCTCGTGCAACTGGGCTACGTGACCTATCGCTCGAATTTTCGCGGGGTGGGGCAGACCGAGGGCAAGCACGATGAAGGCGTGGGCGAGCGCGACGATCTGCTCGCGGTGCTCGCGTATATGCGCGAGCAGCCGGGGCAAGCGTCCTTGCCGCTCGTGCTGGCCGGTTTCTCGTTCGGCACGGCCGTGATTTCGCACGTCGCGCGCACGCTTGCCGAGCGCGGCGAGGCGGTCGAGCGCATGGTGTTCGTCGGCACGGCCGCGAGCCGCTTCGAGGTGGCGAACGTGCCCGAGAACACGCTCGTCATCCACGGCGAAGAGGACGACACGGTGCCGATCGGTTCCGTGTTCGATTGGGCGCGGCCGCAGGAATTGCCCGTCGTCGTCATTCCAGGGGCGGAGCACTTTTTGCATCGCAAGCTGCACATCTTGAAACGCATCGTGGTCGATGCCTGGCGTTGA
- a CDS encoding (2Fe-2S) ferredoxin domain-containing protein gives MDSFYKYHVFFCLNQRDPGAERPSCGRRCDAEKMLDHTKKRVKKLGLAAPGNVRINKAGCLDRCEQGPAIVVYPEGTWYTYFDEADLDEIVDSHLKDGKIVERLLIDQPA, from the coding sequence ATGGACTCCTTCTACAAGTACCACGTCTTTTTCTGCTTGAATCAACGCGATCCCGGCGCCGAGCGCCCGAGTTGCGGACGGCGTTGCGATGCGGAGAAAATGCTCGACCACACGAAGAAACGCGTGAAAAAGCTCGGCCTCGCGGCACCCGGCAACGTGCGCATCAACAAGGCCGGCTGTCTCGATCGCTGCGAGCAGGGACCTGCGATCGTCGTTTATCCCGAAGGCACGTGGTACACCTATTTCGACGAAGCCGATCTCGACGAGATCGTCGATTCGCACCTGAAGGACGGCAAGATCGTCGAGCGGCTGCTGATCGACCAGCCCGCCTGA
- a CDS encoding ABC-type transport auxiliary lipoprotein family protein, giving the protein MMGGCAFGTPAAVSNIRYDLGPEHAPAYAGPLPTLRLFDVRAPAALDTDDIAYRLSYADPRRTAAYANSHWAMRPAQLLTERVRGALAARGTVLGGGEAVSVPLLTIDLEQFEQVFDSETQSHGALTARATLTRDGVLIAQQTFVARAPASMPDAAGGVRALAAASDEFVAQLMAWLGMQSGAVAR; this is encoded by the coding sequence ATGATGGGCGGCTGCGCGTTCGGTACGCCCGCGGCCGTCTCGAACATTCGCTACGACCTCGGCCCCGAGCATGCGCCGGCTTATGCGGGCCCGCTGCCGACGCTACGTTTGTTCGACGTGCGCGCGCCGGCCGCGCTCGATACGGACGACATTGCGTACCGCTTGAGCTACGCGGACCCGCGGCGCACGGCGGCCTATGCGAACAGCCATTGGGCGATGCGGCCCGCGCAGCTTTTGACGGAGCGCGTGCGCGGTGCACTGGCCGCGCGCGGCACGGTGCTCGGCGGCGGCGAAGCGGTGAGCGTACCGCTGCTCACGATCGATCTCGAACAGTTCGAGCAGGTATTCGACAGCGAGACGCAAAGCCACGGCGCGCTAACCGCGCGCGCGACGCTCACGCGCGACGGCGTGCTGATCGCGCAGCAGACGTTCGTGGCGCGCGCGCCGGCAAGCATGCCCGACGCCGCGGGCGGCGTGCGTGCGCTCGCGGCGGCCAGCGACGAATTCGTGGCGCAGCTCATGGCTTGGCTCGGCATGCAAAGCGGTGCCGTCGCGCGGTGA
- a CDS encoding MlaD family protein, with translation MENKSHAFWAGLFTIGLGVTIALAVFWFNLDRTVRVPYDLISHTNVTGLSTDADVRYRGLEVGKVQSIHFDRASPGTIVIRILVDKNAPITRSTFGSLGLQGVTGIAFVQLDDTGADPTPVPSSAHHVAQLPMRPGLLDQLQERGDALLSELQSVAAHADAMLSDPTRMQLMATAASLQHAADAVTTLAQAVQPAVSRLPGAMDQFTRTLAATNALVTTLSASNGPLVSNLNKIGSAADRARGALATMNASLLEMSARLDYETLPRMNALATDVSGAARAVDRAADAFSTSPRSLLFGVGRAQPGPGEPGFAWPDAASAGARH, from the coding sequence ATGGAAAACAAATCGCACGCATTTTGGGCTGGGCTCTTCACGATTGGACTCGGCGTCACGATCGCGCTGGCCGTATTCTGGTTCAATCTCGATCGCACCGTGCGCGTACCGTACGATTTGATTTCGCACACGAACGTGACGGGGCTCTCGACCGATGCCGACGTGCGCTATCGCGGCCTCGAAGTGGGCAAGGTGCAATCGATCCATTTCGATCGCGCTTCACCGGGGACCATCGTCATCCGCATCCTCGTCGACAAGAACGCGCCGATCACGCGCTCGACGTTCGGCAGTCTCGGCCTGCAGGGCGTTACCGGCATCGCCTTCGTGCAACTCGACGATACGGGCGCGGATCCGACTCCGGTGCCGAGCTCCGCGCACCACGTTGCGCAGCTACCGATGCGCCCAGGCTTGCTCGATCAATTGCAAGAGCGCGGCGACGCGTTGCTCAGCGAGTTGCAAAGCGTGGCCGCGCATGCGGACGCGATGCTGTCGGACCCAACGCGCATGCAGTTGATGGCGACGGCGGCGAGCCTGCAGCATGCGGCCGACGCGGTCACGACGCTCGCGCAAGCGGTGCAGCCGGCGGTGTCGCGATTGCCGGGCGCGATGGACCAGTTCACGCGCACGCTTGCGGCGACGAACGCGCTCGTCACGACGCTGTCGGCATCGAACGGGCCGCTCGTCTCGAACTTGAACAAGATCGGTTCGGCGGCCGATCGGGCGCGCGGCGCGCTCGCGACGATGAATGCGTCGCTGCTGGAGATGTCGGCGCGGCTCGACTACGAAACGCTGCCGCGGATGAACGCGCTCGCGACCGACGTGAGCGGCGCGGCGCGGGCAGTCGATCGCGCGGCCGACGCCTTCAGCACGAGCCCGAGGAGCCTGTTGTTCGGCGTGGGGCGTGCGCAGCCGGGGCCGGGCGAGCCGGGCTTCGCGTGGCCCGATGCGGCGAGCGCCGGCGCACGGCATTGA
- a CDS encoding ABC transporter ATP-binding protein encodes MTAPLSAAVRNRPPPAIAERVIEVRDLTKRYGGMVVHEHLDFDVRRGEIVSIVGGSGSGKTTLVRQILGLEAPTSGTIAVFGRDTSTIDEQTAHVMRSRVGMLFQQGALFSSMSVFDNVAQPIRELGRVPAPLLHDIVMLKLEMVGLPCKDASKMPAALSGGMIKRVGIARALALEPELLFLDEPTAGLDPKASEDFVELIATLHRALGLTVVMVTHDLDTMAALSTRVAVIADRRVLVAAPIEEAAAVDHPFIRAFFLGRRGRRALQALPPERRAKLPPAALASASAEVPL; translated from the coding sequence ATGACCGCGCCGCTCTCCGCCGCCGTGCGCAACCGTCCGCCGCCCGCGATTGCCGAGCGCGTGATCGAGGTGCGCGATCTGACCAAGCGCTACGGCGGCATGGTGGTGCATGAGCACTTGGATTTCGACGTGCGACGCGGGGAAATCGTCTCGATCGTCGGCGGATCGGGATCGGGCAAGACGACGCTGGTTCGCCAAATTCTCGGGCTCGAGGCGCCCACCTCGGGCACGATCGCCGTGTTCGGGCGCGATACGTCGACGATCGACGAACAAACGGCGCACGTCATGCGCAGCCGCGTGGGCATGCTGTTTCAGCAAGGCGCGCTGTTTTCGTCGATGTCGGTCTTCGACAACGTCGCGCAGCCGATTCGCGAGCTCGGCCGCGTGCCGGCCCCGCTGTTGCACGACATCGTCATGCTCAAACTCGAGATGGTCGGGCTGCCCTGCAAGGATGCGTCGAAGATGCCCGCGGCGCTCTCGGGCGGCATGATCAAGCGCGTGGGCATTGCTCGAGCGCTCGCGCTCGAGCCGGAGTTGCTGTTTCTCGACGAGCCGACGGCCGGGCTCGACCCGAAGGCGTCGGAAGACTTCGTCGAACTGATCGCGACGCTGCATCGCGCGCTCGGCTTGACCGTCGTCATGGTGACGCACGATCTCGACACGATGGCTGCGCTGTCGACGCGCGTCGCTGTCATCGCCGACCGGCGCGTGCTCGTTGCCGCACCGATCGAGGAGGCGGCGGCGGTGGACCATCCGTTCATCCGCGCGTTTTTTCTCGGCCGGCGCGGCCGGCGGGCGCTGCAGGCGCTGCCGCCCGAGCGCCGTGCCAAGTTGCCGCCGGCCGCGCTCGCGTCCGCGTCGGCGGAGGTGCCGCTATGA
- a CDS encoding MlaE family ABC transporter permease: MDFDTPPGLRIDTGSRGPLVTLSGQWTALALARDRARAGATSRLAALARAAPAQWDLSGVERMDHVGGQALWRVWGRKMPEQITLTDTQRDIFARIVLLEAQRESPEPVERVDIVTALGRSVLGFADHAYGGLAMFGRFVLDMLTVLRRPARAPWLEISANIYSAGAKALPITALVAFLIGIVLSYLSAQQLRLFGANQFIVNILGLAVIRELGPVLSAILVAGRSGSAITAQIGAMRVTEELDAMRVMGIALGLRLVLPRVVALSVAMPLLVMWTNIVALAGGALAARLVLGIDVGYFAKGLPSVVPIANLWIGLGKGVVFGMLIALVACHFGFRIKPNSQSLGTGTTASVVSSITVVILADAIFAIVFQNVGL; the protein is encoded by the coding sequence TTGGACTTCGATACCCCGCCCGGCTTGCGGATCGACACCGGCAGCCGAGGCCCGCTCGTCACGCTGTCCGGACAGTGGACCGCGCTGGCGCTCGCGCGCGACCGCGCCCGGGCCGGCGCCACCTCGCGTCTGGCCGCGCTCGCGCGCGCGGCGCCCGCGCAATGGGACTTGTCAGGCGTCGAGCGAATGGATCACGTCGGCGGGCAGGCGCTGTGGCGCGTGTGGGGCCGCAAGATGCCCGAACAGATCACGCTCACCGATACGCAGCGGGACATCTTCGCGCGGATTGTCCTGCTCGAAGCCCAGCGCGAGAGCCCCGAGCCCGTCGAGCGCGTCGATATCGTCACGGCGCTGGGCCGTTCGGTCCTGGGTTTTGCCGACCACGCCTACGGCGGCTTGGCGATGTTCGGCCGTTTCGTGCTCGACATGCTGACGGTGCTGCGCCGTCCGGCGCGTGCGCCGTGGCTCGAAATCTCGGCGAACATCTACAGCGCCGGGGCGAAGGCGCTGCCGATCACCGCGCTCGTCGCGTTCTTGATCGGCATCGTGCTCAGCTACTTATCGGCGCAGCAACTGCGGCTGTTCGGCGCGAATCAATTCATCGTCAATATCCTTGGCCTCGCCGTGATTCGCGAGCTCGGTCCCGTGCTGTCCGCGATACTCGTCGCTGGGCGCTCGGGATCGGCCATCACGGCGCAGATCGGCGCCATGCGCGTGACCGAAGAGCTCGACGCCATGCGCGTCATGGGAATTGCGCTGGGGCTGCGCCTCGTGCTGCCGCGCGTCGTGGCGCTGTCGGTGGCGATGCCGCTGCTCGTCATGTGGACCAACATCGTCGCGCTGGCCGGCGGCGCGCTCGCGGCGCGACTCGTGCTCGGCATCGACGTGGGATACTTCGCGAAGGGATTGCCGAGCGTCGTGCCGATCGCGAACCTGTGGATCGGGCTCGGCAAGGGCGTCGTGTTCGGCATGCTGATCGCGCTCGTCGCCTGCCACTTCGGTTTTCGCATCAAGCCGAATTCGCAAAGCCTCGGGACGGGCACGACGGCGTCCGTCGTCTCGTCGATCACGGTCGTCATCTTGGCCGATGCGATTTTCGCCATCGTCTTCCAGAACGTGGGGCTATGA
- a CDS encoding biotin--[acetyl-CoA-carboxylase] ligase, which translates to MTDTHFPPPINGSAANGRADDWRIDRERARAGGAGTIPSEALEIVDETASTNTDLMARMKALPRERVAPGVHAVRAAYRQTAGRGRQGRSWQASPGNALTFSLACVLPRPLAGLAGLSLATGVAVVDSLARLMPGEAARLALKWPNDVLLDGRKLAGILIETAWSTASASAVVIGVGINVRRDEALEAELEAAAAGAPAQARATPPAALSQALPSANLTDTLAVALKALTEMIERFGTHGFAPFVDRWNACHAYANREVVLIDKGVELARGIATGVDGSGQLLLSTDAGMQAIATGDVSLRLVDDAS; encoded by the coding sequence ATGACCGATACCCATTTCCCTCCCCCGATCAATGGCTCCGCGGCGAACGGTCGCGCCGACGACTGGCGCATCGACCGCGAACGCGCACGCGCCGGCGGCGCTGGCACGATTCCGTCGGAGGCGCTCGAGATCGTCGACGAGACGGCTTCGACCAACACCGACCTCATGGCGCGCATGAAGGCGTTGCCGCGCGAGCGCGTCGCACCGGGCGTACATGCCGTGCGGGCGGCTTACCGGCAAACGGCGGGGCGCGGACGACAGGGCCGTAGTTGGCAGGCGAGCCCGGGCAACGCGCTGACGTTCTCGCTCGCGTGCGTGCTGCCGCGTCCGCTCGCGGGGCTCGCCGGGCTCAGCCTGGCGACGGGCGTAGCCGTGGTCGACTCGCTCGCGCGCCTGATGCCGGGCGAAGCCGCGCGGCTCGCGCTCAAATGGCCGAACGACGTACTGCTCGACGGCCGCAAGCTCGCCGGGATTCTGATCGAGACGGCTTGGAGCACCGCGAGCGCCAGCGCCGTCGTCATCGGCGTCGGCATCAACGTGCGCCGTGACGAGGCGCTCGAAGCGGAACTCGAGGCCGCTGCCGCGGGGGCGCCCGCCCAGGCACGCGCCACGCCGCCGGCTGCGCTCTCGCAGGCGCTCCCGAGCGCCAATCTGACCGACACGCTGGCAGTCGCCCTCAAAGCGCTGACGGAGATGATCGAGCGCTTCGGCACGCATGGCTTCGCGCCGTTCGTCGACCGCTGGAACGCGTGCCACGCTTACGCGAATCGCGAGGTCGTGCTGATCGACAAGGGAGTCGAGCTCGCGCGCGGTATCGCGACAGGCGTCGACGGCTCCGGCCAGTTGCTGCTGTCGACCGACGCGGGGATGCAAGCCATCGCGACGGGCGACGTCTCGCTGCGGCTCGTCGACGATGCTTCATGA
- a CDS encoding type III pantothenate kinase, producing the protein MSGRTPFLLIDAGNSRVKWALADEHGAFLRSGVFAHALGADASSGERQESARADAGEFCAPSAQEPVEWAALPAPGGAWISNVAGEAVAERLAALLDARWPGLSRTFIRACARQCGVVNGYGSPERLGSDRWAGLIGAHAAFPGEPLLIATLGTATTLEALTADGCFVGGMIAPGWSLMMRSLGEHTAQLPTLAADSAGTLVGAALARHWFATDTHHAIAAGSLLGQAGLIERAWRELCRAWEAPVRLVVGGGAAAQVTAALDAPYTRHDTLVLSGLALIAANDEASASKG; encoded by the coding sequence ATGAGCGGCCGCACGCCGTTCCTGTTGATCGACGCCGGCAACAGCCGCGTGAAATGGGCGCTGGCCGATGAACACGGCGCATTCTTGCGCAGCGGCGTGTTCGCACATGCATTGGGCGCCGATGCCAGTTCCGGCGAGCGGCAGGAAAGCGCCCGAGCGGACGCCGGCGAGTTCTGTGCGCCCAGTGCGCAGGAGCCCGTAGAATGGGCCGCGCTTCCCGCCCCGGGCGGTGCCTGGATTTCGAATGTCGCGGGCGAAGCCGTTGCCGAGCGGCTCGCGGCGCTACTCGACGCACGTTGGCCGGGCCTGTCGCGCACCTTCATTCGCGCATGCGCGCGGCAATGCGGGGTCGTCAACGGCTACGGCAGTCCCGAACGGCTCGGCAGCGACCGCTGGGCGGGCCTGATCGGCGCGCACGCTGCGTTTCCGGGCGAGCCGCTGCTGATCGCGACACTCGGCACGGCGACGACGCTCGAAGCGCTGACAGCCGACGGCTGCTTCGTGGGTGGGATGATCGCACCAGGCTGGTCGCTGATGATGCGCTCGCTCGGCGAGCACACGGCACAGTTGCCGACGCTGGCCGCCGACTCGGCGGGCACGCTCGTGGGCGCCGCGCTCGCGCGGCACTGGTTCGCGACCGACACGCACCACGCGATCGCGGCGGGTTCCTTGCTCGGGCAAGCCGGGCTCATCGAGCGAGCGTGGCGCGAACTTTGCCGCGCCTGGGAGGCGCCGGTGCGCCTGGTCGTCGGCGGCGGTGCGGCGGCGCAGGTCACCGCCGCGCTCGACGCGCCGTACACGCGCCACGACACGCTGGTGCTCTCGGGGCTCGCGCTGATCGCGGCGAACGACGAGGCGTCGGCGTCAAAGGGATGA
- the rfaE2 gene encoding D-glycero-beta-D-manno-heptose 1-phosphate adenylyltransferase encodes MSLVSFERKIMTREALVARRDTLVAPVVFTNGVFDILHRGHVTYLARAKALGACLIVGVNSDASVRRLGKGDDRPINAEDDRMALLASLESVDWVVRFDEQTPVELIGALRPDVLVKGGDYDMDALPESALVRGWGGRALAIAFEHERSTTALLKKVRAQAGKA; translated from the coding sequence ATGTCTCTCGTTTCGTTCGAACGCAAGATCATGACCCGCGAAGCGCTCGTCGCCCGGCGCGACACGCTCGTTGCGCCCGTCGTCTTCACGAACGGCGTGTTCGACATCCTGCATCGCGGCCACGTCACCTACCTGGCGCGAGCGAAGGCGCTTGGCGCTTGTCTCATCGTCGGGGTGAACAGCGACGCATCGGTGCGCAGGCTGGGCAAGGGGGACGACCGGCCGATCAACGCCGAGGACGACCGGATGGCGCTGCTTGCCTCACTCGAAAGCGTCGATTGGGTCGTGAGGTTCGATGAGCAGACGCCCGTCGAACTGATCGGGGCGCTGCGGCCGGACGTGCTCGTCAAAGGCGGCGATTACGACATGGATGCGCTACCCGAATCGGCGCTCGTGCGCGGATGGGGGGGGCGAGCGCTCGCGATTGCGTTCGAGCACGAGCGCTCGACGACTGCGTTGCTCAAGAAGGTGCGCGCGCAGGCGGGCAAGGCGTAA
- a CDS encoding acyl-ACP desaturase has translation MNTMLYPELYKSLESVRWDMEKDIPWDKFDASMLTDEQATTIKMNAITEWSALPATEMFLRDNHHDSDFSAFMSVWFFEEQKHSLVLMEYLRRFKPEMVPTEAELHAVRFEFDPAPPLETLMLHFCGEIRLNHWYRRAAEWHTEPVIKHIYETISRDEARHGGAYLRYMKKALTNCGDVARAAFAKIGVLMASARRTEKPLHPTNLHVNRDLFPRDTIQSRLPDPEWLERWLDEQIRFDDGWEKKVIERILHNLSLLFERTFTTAQELNRYRKEVASRLQAQGSAEHQAA, from the coding sequence ATGAACACCATGCTTTATCCGGAACTTTACAAATCGCTCGAATCCGTCCGATGGGATATGGAGAAGGACATTCCCTGGGACAAGTTCGACGCGTCGATGCTGACCGACGAGCAGGCGACGACGATCAAGATGAACGCCATCACCGAATGGTCGGCGCTGCCGGCGACGGAGATGTTCCTGCGCGACAATCACCACGACAGCGACTTCTCCGCGTTCATGAGCGTTTGGTTCTTCGAGGAGCAAAAGCATTCGCTGGTCCTGATGGAGTACCTGCGCCGTTTCAAGCCCGAGATGGTGCCGACGGAAGCCGAACTGCACGCCGTGCGCTTCGAATTCGATCCGGCGCCCCCGCTCGAGACGCTGATGCTGCATTTTTGCGGCGAGATCCGGTTGAACCACTGGTATCGCCGTGCCGCCGAATGGCACACGGAGCCCGTGATCAAGCACATCTACGAAACGATCTCGCGCGACGAGGCACGCCACGGCGGCGCCTACCTGCGTTACATGAAGAAGGCGCTGACGAACTGCGGCGACGTGGCGCGTGCCGCGTTCGCGAAAATCGGCGTGCTGATGGCATCGGCGCGCCGCACCGAAAAGCCGCTCCATCCGACGAACCTGCACGTGAACCGCGATTTGTTTCCGCGCGACACGATCCAATCGCGGCTGCCCGATCCCGAATGGCTCGAGCGCTGGCTCGACGAGCAGATCCGTTTCGACGACGGCTGGGAGAAGAAGGTCATCGAGCGCATTTTGCACAACCTCTCGCTTCTGTTCGAGCGCACGTTCACGACGGCTCAAGAGTTGAACCGTTATCGCAAGGAAGTCGCGTCGCGGCTGCAGGCGCAGGGTTCGGCCGAGCACCAAGCCGCTTAA
- a CDS encoding patatin-like phospholipase family protein, producing MRLALVLMGGGARAAYQVGALKALAQIAQEVAPLHRGSPFTIICGTSAGAINAASIASHADDFALGVGRLIDFWSHVRAPQVYRTDWRGVAAAGARWLATMSFGWAVRRSPRALFDNSPLADLLHGALDFARIGEMLDAHALHALSITALSYSSGRHLTFYQAEEPIQSWRRAQRGARMVSLQPAHLLASAAIPFLFPAVPLDLDGCVEYFGDGSIRQIAPLSPAIHFGAQRIVVLGAATPRPEVPAAAGLQSGYPSLAQIGQQVLASVFLDSIGADIERIEHINRMIRHLPQHVEPESGWRHVDVLPIAPSERIELMAVRHLKRLPLTVRGLLGAVGGNRAAGASFASYLLFEAEFARELIDLGFRDALAQRELLTEWIRATLNPGEANGANGAATGAGAPNVGARATQGGR from the coding sequence GTGCGCCTTGCGCTGGTCCTGATGGGAGGCGGCGCGCGGGCCGCTTACCAAGTCGGGGCGCTCAAAGCGCTCGCGCAAATCGCGCAGGAGGTGGCGCCGCTTCATCGCGGCTCGCCGTTCACGATCATCTGCGGGACGTCGGCCGGCGCGATCAACGCGGCCTCGATCGCGAGCCACGCGGACGACTTCGCGCTCGGCGTGGGCCGGCTCATCGATTTTTGGTCGCACGTTCGCGCACCACAGGTCTATCGCACCGATTGGCGTGGGGTGGCCGCGGCCGGCGCGCGCTGGCTCGCGACGATGAGCTTCGGCTGGGCCGTGCGGCGTTCGCCCCGGGCGCTGTTCGACAACAGCCCGCTCGCCGATCTGCTGCACGGAGCGCTCGACTTCGCGCGCATCGGCGAGATGCTCGACGCGCATGCGCTGCACGCGCTGTCGATCACGGCGCTCAGCTACTCGAGCGGCCGGCACCTGACGTTCTACCAGGCGGAGGAGCCGATCCAGTCCTGGCGGCGTGCGCAGCGCGGGGCGCGCATGGTGTCGCTGCAGCCTGCGCACTTGCTCGCGTCGGCGGCGATCCCGTTTCTCTTTCCGGCCGTGCCGCTCGATCTCGACGGCTGCGTCGAATATTTCGGCGACGGCTCGATCCGGCAAATCGCTCCGCTGAGCCCCGCGATCCACTTCGGCGCTCAGCGTATCGTCGTGCTCGGCGCGGCAACACCGCGTCCCGAAGTGCCGGCGGCGGCCGGGCTCCAAAGCGGCTATCCGTCGCTTGCGCAGATCGGTCAACAGGTGCTCGCGAGCGTTTTTCTCGATTCGATCGGCGCCGACATCGAACGCATCGAGCACATCAACCGCATGATTCGCCACCTGCCGCAGCACGTCGAGCCCGAGAGCGGCTGGCGCCACGTGGACGTGCTGCCGATCGCGCCGAGCGAGCGCATCGAACTCATGGCGGTGCGGCACCTCAAGCGTCTGCCGCTAACGGTGCGGGGGCTGCTCGGCGCCGTCGGCGGCAACCGCGCGGCGGGCGCGTCGTTCGCGAGCTACTTGCTGTTCGAAGCCGAATTCGCGCGCGAACTGATCGACCTCGGTTTTCGAGACGCGCTTGCGCAACGCGAGCTGCTGACCGAATGGATACGCGCGACCCTGAACCCAGGCGAGGCGAACGGCGCAAACGGGGCGGCAACCGGTGCCGGCGCCCCGAACGTGGGCGCGCGGGCGACGCAAGGCGGCCGCTAA
- a CDS encoding PhaM family polyhydroxyalkanoate granule multifunctional regulatory protein, which yields MTDTAGDKPPFPGFPGFPPAEMLDKMWDMMRLTPFGAAFPGMQPGTAQGFGSPLTAMSDMMSPLMNVEELDKRITDMRAVEQWLKLNLNMLQSAIQALEVQRSTLATLRAFGAFAQASMTQPPERAQPAATKASSSSPWGASAGSAPASSRPSDAGGSAGSTGGNADAAGDTQGSGTQADEAGNAAFDPAGWWNLLQSQFNQLAAFAMTQPGSDSEAGAKAASPKQAGGARAQGAKAQDGSAASTAKPAKPAAKRAPARKSGANSPTGSSSGAARGEK from the coding sequence ATGACCGACACTGCCGGCGATAAGCCGCCTTTCCCTGGCTTTCCGGGCTTTCCGCCCGCGGAGATGCTCGACAAGATGTGGGACATGATGCGCCTGACGCCGTTCGGTGCGGCGTTTCCGGGGATGCAGCCGGGGACGGCGCAAGGCTTCGGCTCGCCGCTCACCGCGATGTCGGACATGATGTCGCCGCTCATGAACGTCGAGGAGCTCGACAAGCGCATCACCGACATGCGCGCCGTCGAGCAATGGCTCAAGCTCAATCTGAACATGCTGCAATCGGCGATTCAGGCGCTCGAAGTGCAGCGCTCGACGCTGGCGACGCTGCGCGCGTTCGGCGCGTTCGCGCAGGCGTCGATGACGCAGCCGCCCGAGCGCGCACAGCCGGCGGCTACGAAAGCGAGTTCGTCCTCGCCGTGGGGCGCTTCGGCGGGTAGTGCGCCTGCGTCGAGCCGGCCGAGCGACGCGGGCGGCAGCGCAGGCAGTACAGGCGGCAATGCCGATGCGGCCGGCGACACGCAGGGTTCCGGCACGCAGGCAGACGAAGCTGGCAACGCCGCGTTCGATCCCGCGGGGTGGTGGAACTTGCTGCAGTCGCAGTTCAACCAGCTCGCCGCGTTCGCGATGACACAGCCCGGCTCGGATAGCGAGGCCGGCGCGAAGGCGGCTTCGCCGAAGCAGGCCGGCGGCGCCCGCGCGCAGGGAGCCAAGGCCCAGGACGGCAGCGCCGCGTCGACGGCCAAGCCGGCCAAGCCGGCCGCCAAGCGCGCGCCCGCGCGCAAAAGCGGTGCGAATAGCCCAACTGGATCGAGCAGCGGCGCGGCGCGCGGGGAAAAATGA